In Corvus moneduloides isolate bCorMon1 chromosome 3, bCorMon1.pri, whole genome shotgun sequence, one DNA window encodes the following:
- the TCTE1 gene encoding dynein regulatory complex subunit 5: MQQPAAGDKSTAIPPSCPPQANLTDGSFYTRRCITEDPSWSLVTVPHLTELCIQHIVHNFEKNPILNYLLPEHQRKVVDRLSTSLPLTVTANIVSHEDYWKRCCIERWQVCDVSNYGDSWKRMFFERHLENILKFFIPSTTDPKKVLELVPLCKGYVRKLEIDQFLPPVQVDEKEESNDLTDTEEDANFNEAYTHHYDLKDLITALPHLEELHLTYGVKSCGMNFEWSLFNFTEQDCFSLAAAVKMCHNLKVFKLTRSKVDDDKIKLLARNLLDHPCLLELDLSHNLIRDNGAQALGKLISHSRLETLNLCNNQICHLGAQALAQGLAESSTLTSLNLRLNFVEDKGGEAIGRALLTNTSLKSLHLGSNNLSEPTAAVFSQVLAQNTTLTSINFSCNHLGLDGGKQLLEGLANNKTLTKLDLRHTEVEQETGFLIHQIVWANREAARLGSLQHPTAEPL; the protein is encoded by the exons atgcagcagccagcagctggtgACAAGAGCACAGCCATTCCCCCATCATGTCCACCTCAGGCCAACCTCACTGATGGCTCATTCTACACACGCCGCTGCATCACTGAGGATCCCAGTTGGTCCCTGGTCACTGTCCCCCACCTCACTGAGCTCTGCATCCAGCACATCGTTCACAATTTCGAAA AGAACCCTATTTTGAACTATCTTCTGCCTGAGCACCAAAGGAAGGTGGTGGACAGGCTCTCCACCAGCCTTCCACTCACTGTGACTGCCAACATAGTAAGCCATGAGGACTACTGGAAGAGGTGCTGTATCGAGCGCTGGCAAGTGTGTGACGTCTCCAACTATGGAGACAGCTGGAAACGGATGTTCTTTGAACGTCACCTGGAGAACATTCTGAAGTTTTTCATCCCCAGCACCACGGACCCCAAAAAGGTCCTAGAGCTCGTCCCGCTCTGCAAAGGCTATGTGCGGAAACTGGAGATTGATCAGTTCCTGCCACCTGTGCAGGTGGATGAAAAGGAGGAGAGCAATGACCTCACTGACACAGAGGAGGATGCTAACTTTAATGAGGCCTACACGCATCACTACGACCTGAAAGATCTCATTACTGCTCTCCCTCACCTTGAAGAGCTTCATCTCACTTATGGTGTGAAGAGCTGTGGCATGAACTTTGAGTGGAGCCTCTTTAACTTCACTGAGCAGGACTGCTTCAGCTTGGCTGCTGCCGTGAAGATGTGCCATAACTTGAAA GTTTTCAAGCTGACACGAAGCAAAGTGGACGATGACAAGATCAAGCTCCTGGCCCGTAACTTGCTGGATCATCCTTGCCTGTTGGAGCTGGACTTGTCCCACAATCTCATCAGGGACAATGGGGCACAAGCCCTCGGCAAGCTGATCAGCCACAGCAGATTAGAAACCCTCAATCTGTGTAACAACCAGATCTGTCACCTGGGAGCTCAGGCTCTTGCTCAAGGCCTGGCTGAGAGCTCCACCCTGACCTCCCTGAATCTGCGCCTCAACTTCGTGGAGGACAAAGGCGGGGAGGCGATCGGCCGTGCCCTGCTGACCAACACCAGCCTGAAGTCCCTCCATCTGGGAAGTAATAACCTGTCAGAGCCAACCGCTGCAGTGTTCTCCCAGGTCCTGGCTCAGAACACCACTCTGACAAGCATCAACTTCTCATGCAACCACCTGGGGCTG GAtggtgggaagcagctgcttgAAGGGCTGGCAAACAACAAGACTTTGACCAAGCTTGATCTCCGCCACACAGAGGTGGAACAGGAGACTGGTTTCCTCATTCACCAAATTGTGTGGGCCAATCGGGAAGCAGCGAGGCTGGGATCTCTGCAGCACCCCACTGCTGAACCCCTCTGA